A stretch of the Notamacropus eugenii isolate mMacEug1 chromosome 2, mMacEug1.pri_v2, whole genome shotgun sequence genome encodes the following:
- the LOC140529044 gene encoding intelectin-2-like isoform X1 — MIRLCTCLFLMLVTKEGSADSGLPVTLDKTCTSSPGFIPRSYKEIKERCPESDDGLYFLQSGNGNIYQTFCDMRSGGGGWTLVASVHENHLAGKCTQGDRWSSQQGNKADYPEGDGNWANYATFGSAEGATSDDYKVCPECLLDPL; from the exons atgatccGGCTTTGTACATGCCTGTTCCTGATGTTGGTGACCAAAGAGGGCAGTGCTG ACTCAGGTCTccctgtgaccttagacaagacCTGTACTTCTTCCCCTGGATTCATCCCTCGAAGctacaaggaaatcaaagaaagatgtCCAGAGTCAGATG ATGGCCTATACTTCCTTCAGAGTGGGAATGGGAACATCTACCAGACCTTTTGTGACATGAGGTCTGGGGGAGGTGGCTGGACCCTGGTGGCCAGTGTGcatgagaatcacctggcagggaAGTGCACCCAGGGGGATCGTTGGTCCAGCCAGCAGGGGAACAAAGCAGACTACCCTGAAGGTGATGGGAATTGGGCCAATTATGCCACCTTTGGATCTGCAGAAGGTGCTACCAGTGATGACTACAAGGTATGCCCAGAGTGCCTGCTAGACCCTCTCTGA
- the LOC140529044 gene encoding intelectin-2-like isoform X2 — MIRLCTCLFLMLVTKEGSADSGLPVTLDKTCTSSPGFIPRSYKEIKERCPESDDGLYFLQSGNGNIYQTFCDMRSGGGGWTLVASVHENHLAGKCTQGDRWSSQQGNKADYPEGDGNWANYATFGSAEGATSDDYKNPG; from the exons atgatccGGCTTTGTACATGCCTGTTCCTGATGTTGGTGACCAAAGAGGGCAGTGCTG ACTCAGGTCTccctgtgaccttagacaagacCTGTACTTCTTCCCCTGGATTCATCCCTCGAAGctacaaggaaatcaaagaaagatgtCCAGAGTCAGATG ATGGCCTATACTTCCTTCAGAGTGGGAATGGGAACATCTACCAGACCTTTTGTGACATGAGGTCTGGGGGAGGTGGCTGGACCCTGGTGGCCAGTGTGcatgagaatcacctggcagggaAGTGCACCCAGGGGGATCGTTGGTCCAGCCAGCAGGGGAACAAAGCAGACTACCCTGAAGGTGATGGGAATTGGGCCAATTATGCCACCTTTGGATCTGCAGAAGGTGCTACCAGTGATGACTACAAG AACCCAGGTTAG